From the genome of Bacteroides sp. MSB163, one region includes:
- the pta gene encoding phosphate acetyltransferase has protein sequence MQRLINEIVERAKADRQRIVLPEGTEERTLKAANQILTDGVADLILLGNPDEINACATEWGLGNISKATIIDPENHPKKEEYAQLLCELRKKKGMTIEEARKLVVNPLYLGCLIIKNGDADGQLAGARNTTGDVLRPALQIIKTTPGITCVSGAMLLLTHAPEYGKNGILVMGDVAVTPVPDAGQLAQIAVCTARTAKAVVGMEPKVAMLSFSTKGSAKHEVVDKVIEAVRIAHEMDPDLALDGELQADAALVPEVGASKAPGSAIAGNANVLIVPSLEVGNISYKLVQRLGHADAVGPILQGIARPVNDLSRGCSIEDVYRMIAITANQAIAAKNQK, from the coding sequence ATGCAGAGATTAATTAATGAAATCGTTGAGCGTGCGAAAGCCGACCGCCAACGTATTGTTCTTCCTGAAGGGACGGAAGAACGCACCTTGAAAGCTGCCAATCAAATTTTGACAGACGGAGTTGCTGACTTGATTCTTCTGGGTAATCCGGATGAAATTAATGCTTGTGCAACGGAATGGGGACTTGGAAACATCAGCAAGGCTACAATTATTGATCCGGAGAATCATCCGAAGAAAGAGGAGTATGCGCAATTGCTGTGTGAACTTCGCAAGAAAAAAGGTATGACTATCGAAGAAGCTCGTAAGCTGGTAGTTAATCCGCTCTATCTGGGTTGTCTGATTATTAAGAATGGTGATGCTGACGGTCAGTTGGCAGGTGCACGCAACACCACAGGCGATGTACTTCGTCCGGCATTGCAAATCATTAAGACCACTCCGGGCATTACTTGTGTATCCGGTGCGATGTTGTTGTTGACACATGCTCCCGAATATGGAAAGAACGGTATTTTGGTAATGGGTGATGTAGCCGTGACTCCGGTGCCCGATGCAGGACAGTTGGCGCAGATTGCTGTTTGTACAGCTCGCACGGCTAAGGCTGTAGTAGGTATGGAGCCGAAAGTGGCAATGCTCAGCTTCTCAACCAAAGGCTCTGCTAAACACGAAGTTGTGGATAAGGTTATTGAGGCTGTAAGGATTGCACATGAAATGGATCCCGACTTGGCTCTTGACGGCGAATTGCAAGCTGATGCCGCATTGGTTCCGGAAGTAGGTGCCAGCAAGGCTCCGGGTTCTGCAATTGCAGGAAATGCAAATGTACTGATTGTGCCGAGTCTTGAGGTTGGTAATATTTCCTATAAATTGGTACAGCGTTTAGGCCATGCAGATGCGGTAGGTCCCATCTTGCAGGGTATTGCCCGTCCGGTGAACGACCTGT
- a CDS encoding DUF4384 domain-containing protein: MNRNNLIGWIFLVICTIAAPLHAQNSVKVKGAQGRWQVSEEITLKEAEERAFMEAKKEALRKAGVMENVWSVFGQISQESGTEFHEAYSQMNVLAIGGMVNVTNKKVEEVWDTNTRSLYKVVTIDAVVQKEEKVDKSYALEVKGVANLYKEGDVFTCTLKVHGTDSYLKFFWFDSTGGALLYPNTYEPNTLLQAEKEYSIPFSNAVDYRMEKQGKESEKINMMMVATKENIPFTDEVTYQNVLKWVYSIPNDKRCAFYDMIFIK, from the coding sequence ATGAATAGGAACAACCTGATTGGGTGGATATTCCTTGTGATATGTACAATAGCTGCTCCGCTGCACGCCCAGAATTCCGTAAAGGTGAAGGGCGCGCAGGGGCGCTGGCAAGTGAGTGAGGAAATCACGCTGAAAGAAGCGGAAGAACGCGCCTTTATGGAAGCGAAGAAAGAAGCCTTGCGCAAAGCCGGTGTCATGGAGAATGTGTGGTCCGTATTCGGACAGATTTCCCAGGAGAGCGGTACGGAGTTTCACGAGGCATATTCACAGATGAACGTACTTGCGATTGGGGGAATGGTGAATGTTACCAACAAGAAAGTAGAGGAGGTGTGGGATACGAATACCCGTAGCCTGTATAAAGTGGTAACTATCGATGCCGTTGTGCAGAAAGAAGAAAAAGTGGATAAGTCGTATGCGCTGGAGGTGAAGGGCGTAGCGAATTTATATAAAGAAGGAGATGTGTTTACCTGTACGCTGAAAGTGCACGGCACGGACTCCTATCTGAAGTTTTTCTGGTTTGACAGTACCGGCGGTGCATTGCTCTACCCTAATACTTACGAGCCCAACACCTTGTTGCAGGCCGAAAAGGAGTATAGTATTCCTTTCAGCAATGCGGTGGACTATCGCATGGAAAAGCAAGGAAAAGAGAGTGAGAAGATCAACATGATGATGGTGGCTACCAAGGAAAACATTCCTTTTACGGACGAGGTGACTTATCAGAATGTGTTGAAATGGGTATACTCCATTCCTAATGACAAGCGTTGTGCCTTCTATGACATGATATTTATCAAGTAA
- a CDS encoding CidA/LrgA family protein, producing the protein MIRQCAILFGCLALGELIVFLTDIKLPSSIIGMLLLTLFLKLGWIKLQWVQGLSDFLVANLGFFFVPPGVALMLYFDIIAAQFWPIVIASLVSTLLVLIVTGWVHQLARKIK; encoded by the coding sequence ATGATTCGTCAATGCGCCATCCTTTTCGGATGCCTGGCTTTGGGTGAATTGATTGTTTTTCTTACGGATATCAAGCTTCCGTCCAGCATCATAGGTATGCTGTTGCTCACCCTTTTCCTGAAATTGGGTTGGATAAAACTGCAATGGGTGCAGGGATTGTCCGACTTCCTGGTTGCTAATTTGGGATTTTTCTTTGTTCCTCCCGGTGTAGCCCTCATGCTTTATTTTGACATTATCGCTGCCCAGTTCTGGCCGATAGTCATAGCTTCTTTAGTTAGTACCCTGCTGGTTTTAATCGTTACAGGGTGGGTTCATCAATTAGCGCGTAAAATCAAATGA
- a CDS encoding LrgB family protein: MSYLDNEFFLLAVTFGVFFFSKLLQKKTGILLLSPILLTIAILIIFLKMAHISYETYNKGGYLIEFWLKPAVVALGVPLYLQLEAIRKQLVPILLSQLAGCIIGVVSVVVIAKLMGAPQEIIYSLAPKSVTTPIAMEVADTLGGIPALTAAVVVCVGLLGSIIGIKTLKLTRIKSPIAQGLSLGAAAHAVGTSTAMDISSKYGAYASLGLTLNGIFTALFTPTILRLLGLL; this comes from the coding sequence ATGAGTTACTTAGACAACGAATTCTTCTTGTTGGCCGTCACCTTCGGCGTGTTTTTCTTTTCAAAACTGTTGCAAAAGAAAACTGGTATTTTATTGCTTAGTCCCATTTTGCTGACTATCGCCATCCTGATTATCTTTCTGAAAATGGCGCATATCAGTTACGAAACCTATAACAAAGGCGGATATCTCATTGAATTCTGGCTAAAACCGGCAGTAGTAGCTCTTGGAGTACCTCTATATTTACAGTTGGAGGCCATAAGAAAGCAATTGGTCCCTATCCTGCTTTCACAACTGGCGGGTTGCATTATCGGAGTAGTTTCCGTAGTGGTGATTGCCAAACTGATGGGAGCACCACAAGAGATAATCTATTCATTGGCTCCCAAATCCGTCACTACTCCCATTGCTATGGAGGTGGCAGATACATTAGGCGGTATTCCGGCACTAACGGCTGCCGTAGTGGTTTGCGTCGGCTTGCTGGGTAGTATCATCGGAATAAAGACCCTAAAACTAACGCGTATTAAGAGCCCCATTGCCCAAGGATTATCCCTGGGAGCTGCCGCCCATGCTGTGGGGACTTCCACAGCTATGGATATCAGCAGTAAATACGGGGCCTACGCCAGTCTCGGACTTACGCTGAATGGCATCTTCACCGCCCTGTTCACACCAACAATTTTGCGATTATTAGGATTGCTATAA
- a CDS encoding DUF2156 domain-containing protein codes for MISFKDIELKDKELITSYTQQSPRRNCDLSFSNLCSWRFLYDTQFAVQDGFLILKFWAGEKLVYMMPVGSGDLKKVLEDMIEDANLEGERFCMLGVCAGMRADLEAIMPDKFHFEADRDYADYLYLRTDLATLAGKKFQAKRNHLNKFRRTYTNYEYVPLTSNRIQECLDLEAEWCKVNNCDQHEGTGNERRALIYALHNFDALGLTGGILHVDGKIVAFTFGMPINQDTFGVHVEKADTTIDGAYTMINYEFANHIPEQYTYINREEDLGIEGLRKAKLSYQPVIILEKYMACLKDIPVDPVKW; via the coding sequence ATGATATCATTTAAAGACATTGAACTTAAAGACAAAGAACTCATTACATCCTATACACAGCAGAGTCCCCGGCGTAACTGTGACCTTTCATTCTCTAACCTCTGTAGCTGGCGTTTCCTTTACGACACCCAGTTTGCCGTGCAGGACGGTTTCCTGATACTGAAATTCTGGGCAGGAGAGAAACTGGTATATATGATGCCCGTCGGAAGTGGAGATTTAAAGAAAGTACTGGAAGACATGATAGAAGATGCCAACCTGGAAGGTGAACGCTTCTGTATGCTCGGAGTATGTGCAGGCATGCGGGCGGACTTGGAAGCTATTATGCCTGACAAATTTCATTTCGAAGCGGACAGGGATTATGCCGACTACCTATATCTTCGGACCGACCTTGCCACATTGGCCGGTAAGAAATTCCAAGCTAAACGTAACCACCTCAATAAGTTCCGCCGGACCTATACCAATTATGAATATGTTCCTCTCACTTCCAACCGTATACAGGAATGTCTCGATCTGGAAGCCGAATGGTGCAAAGTGAACAACTGCGACCAACACGAAGGTACGGGTAACGAACGCCGTGCCCTTATCTATGCGCTGCATAACTTCGATGCCCTTGGTCTGACAGGAGGTATTCTTCATGTAGATGGTAAAATTGTAGCTTTCACTTTTGGTATGCCCATCAACCAGGATACTTTCGGCGTGCATGTAGAAAAAGCAGATACCACAATTGATGGTGCCTACACCATGATAAATTATGAATTTGCCAATCATATTCCCGAACAATATACTTATATCAACCGGGAAGAAGATTTGGGTATCGAAGGATTACGCAAAGCCAAACTGTCCTACCAGCCGGTGATTATTCTGGAAAAATATATGGCTTGCCTGAAAGATATCCCTGTAGATCCGGTGAAATGGTAA
- a CDS encoding GNAT family N-acetyltransferase — MREKVKKLWKLCFNDNDEFVDMYFNLRYNSEANVTIESGDEVIAALQMLPYPITCHGNSVPTAYISGACTHPDYRSRGVMRELLSQAFGRMYRNNIAFTTLIPAEPWLFGYYARVGYATAFRYGKRTFHLPTSETDTSSLTSSAETGWCFQAYTDYDEDVYQYMNRKMQERPCCLQHTKADFHVILADLNLSHGCIFTLSDEFGIAALAIVYPDKEASKLFINELFADTPEAERLLLTHICQDMQTKSLDIIMPPVKDQSAFDLGMIRIIQAKPVLQLYAAAHPEEEMNIDLIDNELSANNGYYYLNKGKCMYSHRRLPGAHEQLTIGQLTEKIFASEQAYMSLMLN, encoded by the coding sequence ATGCGTGAAAAGGTAAAGAAGCTATGGAAGCTCTGTTTTAATGATAATGACGAGTTTGTGGATATGTACTTTAACCTTCGTTACAACAGCGAAGCGAATGTTACCATTGAAAGTGGTGATGAAGTCATTGCCGCCTTACAGATGCTTCCTTATCCGATCACTTGTCATGGCAATAGCGTACCGACTGCATATATTTCGGGCGCATGCACTCACCCTGACTATCGTAGCCGGGGCGTTATGCGAGAATTGCTATCTCAGGCATTCGGACGCATGTATCGTAATAATATCGCATTTACCACCCTTATTCCTGCCGAACCTTGGTTATTTGGCTATTACGCACGTGTAGGTTACGCAACTGCCTTCCGTTACGGTAAACGCACATTTCATTTACCAACCAGTGAAACGGATACTTCTTCTCTCACTTCATCTGCCGAAACAGGCTGGTGTTTTCAGGCTTACACAGACTATGATGAAGATGTCTACCAATATATGAATCGTAAAATGCAGGAACGCCCTTGCTGTCTGCAACATACAAAAGCGGACTTCCACGTCATACTGGCCGACCTCAACCTAAGTCACGGATGTATTTTCACTCTTTCGGATGAATTTGGAATCGCCGCTCTTGCCATTGTATATCCCGATAAAGAAGCCTCTAAACTGTTTATAAATGAATTGTTTGCAGATACTCCCGAAGCAGAACGTTTGCTACTCACCCACATTTGCCAAGACATGCAGACTAAAAGCCTCGACATCATCATGCCCCCTGTTAAAGATCAATCTGCTTTCGATCTGGGCATGATACGTATCATTCAAGCCAAACCTGTACTGCAACTTTATGCTGCCGCACATCCTGAAGAGGAAATGAACATTGACCTCATTGATAATGAACTTTCAGCCAATAACGGTTATTATTATCTGAATAAAGGAAAATGTATGTATAGCCACAGACGACTTCCGGGTGCACATGAACAACTAACCATCGGGCAATTAACAGAAAAAATATTTGCTTCGGAACAGGCATACATGAGTTTAATGCTAAACTGA
- a CDS encoding cupin domain-containing carboxymuconolactone decarboxylase family protein: MNLKKIIIAMAVVLIGTGNINAQDMKTEVPRISEFPVGEENTGYAQYFTGKSWLAPLTTSKELNVPMSNVTFEPGCRNNWHSHTDGQLLIAVGGVGYYQERGKAARRLLPGDVVEIAPNVEHWHGAAPDRWFSHLAIACNPQTNQNTWLEVVNDEEYAEAVKDRSSKNGKDENRIELCNKNYTQLFGGEALTGEGTDPEMMDILQKYIFGEVFRTGDLDMKTREMITCVSLAAMQQLPQLKSHAGAALNIGVTPIELREAIYQCAPIIGFPKVLNALGTINSTFTERGIKLPLEKQETVTEENRFEKGLAIQKPLYREAMKDFLKDIPGGMGTDVARFLTEVHFGDFQTRSGLNTQTRELLTFCVLTVIGAEPQLQSHLRANLKVGNSKETLTAAVIQCMPYIGFPAAIKVLDIIKEA; encoded by the coding sequence ATGAATCTGAAAAAAATAATCATTGCCATGGCGGTTGTTTTAATCGGTACAGGCAATATAAACGCACAAGATATGAAAACAGAAGTTCCAAGAATCAGTGAATTCCCGGTAGGGGAAGAGAATACTGGTTACGCACAGTATTTCACAGGTAAATCCTGGCTGGCACCTTTGACTACCAGTAAAGAATTAAATGTACCGATGTCCAATGTTACGTTTGAGCCCGGTTGTCGCAATAACTGGCACAGCCACACAGACGGACAACTACTGATTGCCGTAGGTGGTGTAGGCTATTATCAGGAACGCGGAAAGGCTGCACGCCGCCTGTTACCCGGCGATGTGGTAGAAATCGCTCCCAACGTAGAACATTGGCATGGTGCCGCACCCGACCGTTGGTTCTCACACCTTGCCATAGCGTGCAATCCGCAAACGAATCAGAACACCTGGCTTGAGGTGGTGAATGATGAAGAATACGCGGAAGCTGTAAAAGACAGAAGCAGTAAGAATGGAAAGGATGAGAATAGAATTGAATTATGTAACAAGAACTACACCCAACTATTCGGTGGAGAAGCCTTGACCGGAGAAGGAACAGATCCGGAAATGATGGATATACTTCAGAAATATATCTTTGGAGAAGTGTTCCGCACAGGTGATCTGGATATGAAAACCCGTGAGATGATTACTTGCGTATCATTAGCCGCCATGCAGCAACTGCCACAGCTTAAGAGTCATGCCGGAGCTGCACTAAACATAGGGGTAACTCCTATAGAACTGCGCGAGGCTATCTATCAGTGCGCTCCCATTATCGGTTTCCCCAAAGTATTGAATGCCTTGGGCACAATAAACTCCACATTCACGGAAAGAGGTATCAAGTTACCTTTGGAAAAACAGGAAACAGTGACAGAAGAAAATCGTTTTGAAAAAGGCCTTGCTATTCAAAAGCCGCTTTACAGAGAGGCTATGAAGGACTTCCTGAAAGACATTCCGGGCGGCATGGGAACCGACGTAGCACGTTTCCTGACGGAAGTTCATTTCGGAGATTTCCAAACCCGGAGCGGACTGAATACCCAAACGCGTGAATTATTGACATTCTGCGTACTGACTGTAATTGGTGCAGAACCCCAACTTCAATCACATCTTCGAGCCAATCTGAAAGTAGGGAACAGTAAGGAAACGCTGACTGCCGCTGTCATACAATGTATGCCTTATATCGGTTTTCCGGCTGCAATAAAGGTACTGGATATTATCAAAGAAGCATGA
- a CDS encoding cupin domain-containing protein encodes MKAIDWINYLNMSRHPEGGYYKEIFCSEKLIDNDKSAMTSIYYLLENEDKSAFHRLTSPEVWYYHAGYPLMLHVIHPDGRLVTHLMTADFSGEQQVAIESGCWFAAELPSHFGYALVSCAVAPGFTFDDFELGTFDRLSKLYPDHEDLLKRLCQ; translated from the coding sequence ATGAGTCGCCATCCTGAAGGTGGATACTACAAAGAAATATTTTGTTCCGAGAAACTGATTGATAACGATAAATCAGCCATGACTTCCATTTATTACCTGTTGGAAAATGAGGATAAATCAGCTTTTCACAGACTGACTTCTCCCGAGGTGTGGTACTACCATGCGGGATACCCCCTGATGCTACATGTGATCCATCCCGATGGTAGATTAGTTACTCACTTGATGACTGCTGACTTTTCGGGTGAACAGCAGGTTGCCATTGAATCCGGATGTTGGTTTGCTGCTGAATTGCCTTCGCATTTCGGATATGCATTGGTCAGTTGCGCCGTTGCTCCCGGTTTTACCTTCGATGATTTTGAGTTGGGTACGTTCGATCGTTTATCAAAACTTTATCCGGATCATGAAGATTTGCTAAAACGGTTGTGTCAATAA